In the Solanum pennellii chromosome 5, SPENNV200 genome, one interval contains:
- the LOC107019494 gene encoding uncharacterized protein LOC107019494, which produces MTGEQTTTTSSVGGVSGNPSVIQMSQGVDYNHPLFLSPVDISGVNLISFHLVGIENYALWSRSMKLALLGNEIGLIDCSFKQEDASEELKGQWERVNVIVLSWLLNSMSKSLLGGVAFASSARAVWNDLKEGFDQPNVSRTFNLHKEITTLQQETDSVSVYFTKLKILWDEFKTSVPSHGCNCEQSKGFVDHLNRQKLYQFLMGLNELFS; this is translated from the coding sequence ATGACTGGTGAACAAACCACAACAACTAGTAGTGTTGGTGGAGTTTCTGGAAATCCAAGCGTCATTCAAATGAGTCAAGGGGTTGATTACAATCATCCCTTGTTCTTGAGTCCTGTTGATATCAGCGGAGTTAATCTGATCTCGTTTCATCTTGTTGGAATTGAGAACTATGCATTGTGGAGTAGGTCAATGAAGTTGGCATTACTTGGAAATGAAATTGGGCTGATAGATTGTTCTTTCAAACAAGAGGATGCAAGTGAAGAACTAAAAGGTCAATGGGAGAGAGTGAATGTTATCGTTTTGTCTTGGCTTCTAAATTCTATGTCAAAGAGTTTGTTAGGAGGAGTGGCATTTGCATCATCAGCTCGAGCTGTGTGGAATGACTTAAAGGAAGGGTTTGATCAACCTAATGTATCAAGAACTTTCAATTTACATAAAGAAATCACAACCCTGCAACAAGAAACAGACTCCGTATCAGTATACTTTACTAAGCTTAAAATCTTATGGGATGAATTTAAGACATCGGTTCCATCCCATGGGTGTAATTGTGAACAATCAAAAGGTTTTGTAGATCATCTTAATCGTCAAAAATTGTATCAATTCTTGATGGGGTTGAATGAATTATTTAGTTAG